Proteins from a single region of Chrysemys picta bellii isolate R12L10 chromosome 25, ASM1138683v2, whole genome shotgun sequence:
- the C25H19orf25 gene encoding UPF0449 protein C19orf25 homolog — protein MSSKGKKRVVLPTRPEPPSVEQILEDIRSTQPSDPMFVLLAESSKDLPAPRKKEESEVKSERLYQQSHSYVEMNQRLQKACSLLKAKCEELKQAGATLEQNIVEIKEKAL, from the exons ATGAGCTCGAAAGGCAAGAAGCGGGTGGTTCTGCCGACCCGGCCTGAACCACCCAGCGTGGAACAGATCCTCGAGGACATCAGGAGCACCCAGCCGTCCGATCCCATGTTTGTCCTTCTAGCAGAGTCCAGTAAAG ACTTGCCAGCCCCTAGGAAGAAGGAGGAGTCTGAAGTGAAGAGCGAGCGCCTGTACCAGCAGAGTCATTCTTACGTAGAGATGAACCAGCGGCTGCAGAAGGCCTGCAGTCTGCTGAAGGCGAAGTGCGAAGAGCTGAAGCAGGCGGGCGCGACTTTGGAACAGAATATCGTGGAAATTAAGGAAAAGGCCTTGTGA